One window of Methanobrevibacter woesei genomic DNA carries:
- a CDS encoding STT3 domain-containing protein has translation MNKKTILTISKSVIIILILLAAVFALRVPAADLNSLPNDVKGDYVDAQGLPYFSEMDSYYNLRLTENFVDHGYAGDEVVNGSVMDMHRYAPDGGELNYELGIVYVTDFLNDIANMFGSYSVKEVAFWTGAIISSLAVIPAYIFARRLTNDYGAITAALIIGLAPNYFAHTFPGFFDTDMFYYIFSLFFILFFMECLKSDNLIYKIIFAVLSILSIGLFSMSWTGYVFYVALMGLYAVIYLIASFVLKIGNDHVEDYPSRLSWFLHQKDFLSVVLVLVIGFIGLAILRGFDGVTGIFSQVFGLLNLQSASVVIGGFPNVLISVAEMQMPALLGSGMGSAFLANTSGAVNGIGGILVLFAGLIVLYALIVRLWNLRSAKVKDTSKKPPKSERKSAAEKIDAKYKFKFSLGDLGNFTSSEDLYTTKRITLMYGLLFIIWTIVACLAVSRGSRFITTLALPFGLMAGIAVGYLVDYIKANEIKDKFLMAIIVLGGFFAAFPLVTINMTYGVLLFAVIIVLGAIFIYAKSNADDLKKLPLKKYLAVIVVVLALVSPSVCGAYQTADHVVPGTSDPMWNAMTWIDENMPEDTVITSWWDFGYLFEIAADRQVTFDGGSQSGERAFWLGQAMTTDNLELSAGIFRMLDTTGDRAVDALDEINGGNTSQTTSILIDILPMTASDAKNTLINTYHLTDAQANEVVSYTHPENPRPVIFVASSDMLQKAGWWTYFGQWDFEKQNSTNYQYYLPTSEATVEPGQSAKVNMLNESGMAINVVIDRGTGNNTTTADIETTYASNGSQIMINGSEYNPLNASRLVIVEDGQMVKNESINGSNGNYTLFLMGVGNTYTPIIMSSILENSMFTRLYLEGGFGQNIFTQVHSEEGVSLWQVNFNNTAAGGASTSTNSTN, from the coding sequence ATGAATAAGAAAACAATATTAACAATAAGTAAATCAGTTATCATCATTTTAATATTGTTAGCCGCTGTTTTCGCATTAAGAGTACCTGCAGCTGATTTAAACAGCCTCCCTAATGATGTAAAAGGGGATTATGTAGATGCTCAAGGTCTTCCTTATTTTAGTGAAATGGATTCATATTATAACTTAAGGTTGACTGAAAATTTTGTTGATCATGGTTATGCTGGAGATGAAGTGGTTAATGGTTCTGTGATGGATATGCACAGATATGCTCCGGATGGTGGTGAACTAAATTATGAGTTGGGTATCGTTTATGTAACGGATTTCTTGAATGATATTGCAAACATGTTTGGTTCTTATTCTGTCAAGGAAGTTGCATTCTGGACAGGAGCTATTATATCTTCTTTAGCTGTTATTCCAGCTTATATTTTCGCAAGAAGATTAACTAATGATTATGGTGCTATAACTGCTGCATTAATTATTGGTTTAGCTCCAAACTACTTTGCGCACACATTCCCAGGATTCTTTGATACAGATATGTTCTATTACATATTTTCATTGTTCTTTATCCTATTCTTTATGGAATGTTTGAAATCTGATAACTTAATTTATAAGATTATATTTGCTGTATTATCAATTCTTTCAATTGGACTCTTTTCCATGTCTTGGACTGGTTATGTCTTCTATGTGGCACTTATGGGTCTTTATGCGGTAATATACTTGATTGCATCATTTGTATTGAAAATTGGAAATGATCATGTTGAAGATTATCCAAGCAGATTAAGTTGGTTCCTACATCAAAAAGACTTTTTATCAGTTGTACTGGTATTAGTGATAGGATTTATCGGTTTAGCTATTCTTAGAGGATTTGATGGAGTAACTGGAATCTTTTCACAAGTATTTGGATTACTTAACTTGCAATCTGCTTCTGTTGTTATTGGTGGTTTCCCTAACGTACTTATATCTGTTGCAGAGATGCAGATGCCTGCTTTATTAGGTTCAGGTATGGGTTCAGCATTTTTAGCTAATACTTCTGGTGCTGTAAATGGTATTGGTGGTATTTTAGTATTATTCGCTGGATTAATTGTATTATATGCTTTAATTGTCAGATTATGGAATTTAAGATCTGCAAAAGTTAAAGATACTAGTAAAAAACCTCCAAAATCTGAAAGAAAATCTGCTGCTGAGAAAATTGATGCTAAATATAAATTCAAATTCTCTTTAGGTGATCTTGGTAACTTTACTTCTAGTGAGGATTTATACACTACAAAACGTATCACTTTAATGTATGGTTTATTATTCATTATTTGGACTATTGTAGCTTGTCTTGCTGTAAGTAGAGGTTCAAGGTTTATTACTACTTTAGCACTTCCATTTGGTCTTATGGCAGGTATAGCTGTTGGATATTTAGTGGATTATATTAAAGCTAATGAGATTAAGGATAAATTCTTAATGGCAATTATCGTTCTTGGCGGTTTCTTTGCTGCATTCCCATTAGTTACTATTAATATGACTTATGGAGTCTTATTATTCGCTGTAATAATCGTTCTTGGAGCTATATTTATTTATGCTAAAAGTAATGCTGATGATTTGAAAAAATTGCCTCTTAAAAAGTATCTTGCAGTAATAGTTGTTGTATTGGCTTTAGTTTCACCTTCTGTTTGTGGAGCTTATCAAACTGCAGATCATGTTGTTCCAGGTACAAGTGATCCAATGTGGAATGCAATGACTTGGATTGATGAAAACATGCCTGAAGATACTGTAATAACCTCATGGTGGGACTTCGGTTATCTATTTGAAATAGCTGCTGATAGGCAAGTAACCTTTGATGGTGGTTCACAATCTGGTGAACGGGCCTTCTGGTTAGGTCAGGCTATGACAACGGATAATCTGGAATTATCTGCAGGTATATTTAGAATGTTAGATACTACAGGTGATAGAGCTGTTGATGCATTAGATGAAATTAATGGAGGAAACACTAGTCAAACTACCAGTATATTAATTGATATCTTACCAATGACAGCTAGTGATGCTAAAAACACTTTAATTAACACTTATCATTTAACTGACGCACAGGCCAATGAGGTAGTTAGTTACACTCACCCTGAAAATCCAAGACCAGTTATATTTGTAGCAAGTTCAGATATGCTACAAAAAGCAGGTTGGTGGACTTACTTTGGTCAATGGGACTTTGAAAAGCAAAATTCAACTAATTACCAATATTACTTGCCAACTTCAGAGGCTACTGTTGAACCAGGTCAAAGTGCTAAAGTTAACATGTTAAATGAATCTGGTATGGCTATTAATGTAGTAATTGACAGAGGTACTGGTAATAACACTACAACTGCAGATATTGAAACAACTTATGCATCTAATGGAAGCCAAATCATGATTAATGGCTCTGAATACAACCCATTAAATGCATCAAGATTAGTCATTGTTGAAGACGGGCAAATGGTGAAAAATGAATCAATCAATGGTTCAAATGGTAACTACACTTTATTCTTAATGGGTGTAGGAAACACATATACTCCAATTATTATGAGTAGCATCCTTGAAAATTCAATGTTTACTAGATTATACCTGGAAGGTGGATTTGGTCAAAACATATTCACTCAAGTGCACTCTGAAGAAGGAGTATCCCTATGGCAAGTGAACTTTAACAATACTGCTGCAGGTGGAGCTAGTACTTCTACAAACAGCACTAATTAG
- the topA gene encoding DNA topoisomerase I — translation MHEVIICEKPTSAQKIAQALDSKAKMQKYNKKVKYWELNHDGKDITIVSAVGHLYSLTPDNPKDKVYFDLHWAPLYEIDKKSKAYTRDYVNAIKKFAKGADSYIHACDYDIEGTLIGYTALKYACGEDSLNKASRMKFSTLTKKDLLDAYENRIDIDMHQVDSGIARHVLDYYFGVNISKALISSVSKAKSRYLKLSAGRVQTPTLSILVDREKEIKDFVPEPFWILKALLENDIVAEHVDGKIFDPERAEEILSKCRGKDGSVDKIKLSNSTTKPLVPFNLGGLQAEAYNVFNFSPKKTQTIAQNLYTAGYTSYPRTSSQKLPESLDFKNIFNGLKNNKEFKVHIDQLPSKLKPNEGKKEDAAHPAIHPTGILPDKLDKDELKVYQLIVYRFISVFFEAAKFESMNTTVNIADELFSFKRRRVTHKGWMEHYPYRSIDNEEFPDVKEGDTIAVEDIISEEKETKPPARYNQASLIKELEKRELGTKATRADIIAKLEDRKYISGTKIEVTQLGENIIDTLKEYCANLTSEELTREMELKLEGIDEDKSSKEEVIDEGKKEVITILDDIGKHEKEIGSKLYDSYQETNIVGKCSCGGNLIKRYSPKTKSHFVGCTNYPECTVAYSLPKGARFLKKTCEKCGLPMISFGRKPPTHACLDPNCGKDKTKTHNPEVVGKCPECGKDLVKRSGRYGDFIGCKGFPKCRFTASVDELDSILKNS, via the coding sequence ATGCATGAAGTAATAATATGTGAGAAGCCTACATCTGCTCAAAAGATAGCTCAGGCTTTAGATTCTAAGGCTAAAATGCAGAAATATAATAAAAAAGTTAAATATTGGGAATTAAATCATGATGGAAAGGATATAACAATTGTATCTGCTGTTGGTCATTTATATTCTTTAACACCAGATAATCCTAAAGATAAAGTTTATTTTGACCTTCATTGGGCTCCATTATATGAGATTGATAAAAAATCTAAAGCTTATACTAGAGACTATGTAAATGCTATTAAAAAATTTGCTAAAGGTGCAGATTCATATATTCATGCTTGCGATTATGATATTGAAGGTACTTTGATAGGTTATACTGCATTAAAATATGCATGTGGGGAAGATTCTCTCAATAAAGCATCCCGTATGAAATTTTCCACTTTAACAAAAAAAGATCTCTTGGATGCATATGAAAACCGTATAGATATTGATATGCATCAGGTAGATAGTGGGATAGCTAGGCATGTTCTTGATTATTATTTTGGTGTTAACATTTCTAAAGCTTTGATTTCTTCTGTAAGTAAAGCTAAATCAAGATATTTGAAATTATCTGCAGGTAGGGTTCAAACACCTACTTTGTCTATTTTGGTAGATAGGGAAAAAGAAATTAAAGATTTTGTGCCTGAACCATTTTGGATACTTAAAGCACTTTTAGAAAATGATATTGTTGCTGAGCATGTGGATGGTAAAATATTTGACCCTGAAAGGGCTGAGGAAATTCTAAGCAAATGTAGGGGCAAAGATGGTAGTGTAGATAAAATTAAATTATCCAATTCAACTACTAAACCTCTAGTTCCTTTTAATTTAGGAGGCCTTCAGGCTGAAGCATATAATGTTTTCAATTTCTCTCCTAAAAAAACACAAACAATTGCTCAGAATTTATATACAGCAGGATATACTTCTTATCCTCGTACCAGTTCTCAGAAACTTCCTGAAAGTCTAGATTTTAAAAATATTTTCAATGGTCTTAAAAACAATAAAGAATTTAAAGTTCACATTGATCAGCTCCCTTCTAAATTAAAACCTAATGAAGGTAAAAAAGAGGATGCTGCTCACCCAGCTATTCATCCAACTGGAATATTGCCAGATAAACTTGATAAAGATGAATTAAAAGTCTATCAATTAATCGTTTATAGATTTATTTCAGTATTCTTTGAAGCTGCTAAATTTGAGTCAATGAACACTACTGTCAATATTGCAGATGAGCTATTTTCTTTCAAAAGAAGAAGAGTAACTCATAAAGGATGGATGGAACATTATCCATACAGATCTATTGACAATGAAGAATTCCCTGATGTTAAAGAAGGGGATACAATAGCTGTTGAGGATATTATTTCTGAGGAAAAAGAAACAAAACCTCCTGCAAGATATAATCAAGCTTCCCTTATCAAAGAATTAGAAAAAAGGGAACTTGGTACTAAAGCTACCCGTGCAGATATTATTGCTAAATTAGAGGATAGAAAATATATTTCAGGTACTAAGATTGAGGTTACTCAGCTTGGTGAAAATATCATTGACACTTTAAAGGAGTACTGTGCTAACTTAACTAGTGAAGAGTTAACAAGAGAGATGGAGCTTAAATTAGAAGGTATTGATGAAGATAAGTCCTCTAAAGAAGAAGTTATTGATGAGGGTAAAAAAGAAGTTATTACAATCCTTGATGATATTGGTAAACATGAAAAAGAGATTGGTTCCAAATTGTATGATTCCTATCAGGAAACCAATATTGTTGGAAAATGTTCCTGTGGAGGAAATCTCATTAAAAGATACTCTCCAAAAACTAAATCTCATTTTGTGGGTTGTACCAATTATCCGGAATGTACAGTAGCTTACTCTCTTCCTAAGGGTGCAAGATTCTTAAAGAAAACATGTGAAAAATGTGGTCTTCCTATGATTTCCTTTGGAAGGAAACCGCCGACTCATGCATGTCTTGACCCTAATTGTGGTAAGGATAAGACTAAAACTCATAATCCTGAAGTCGTTGGTAAATGTCCTGAATGTGGTAAAGATTTAGTTAAACGTTCTGGACGTTATGGTGACTTTATAGGATGTAAAGGTTTTCCTAAATGCAGGTTTACTGCATCTGTTGATGAGTTGGATTCTATTCTTAAAAACTCTTAA
- the serB gene encoding phosphoserine phosphatase SerB, whose amino-acid sequence MIKLVVFDLDNVIIDGEAIDEIGKLANVEEEIAEITEKAMQGEIDFETSIKDRVKLLEGTSMEDIQKVADELPLMMGAEESIKSLKDDDLKVAVISGSFDVVGDVIKEKLGLDYVFTNSFTVEDGKLTGEVEGPLVSGSKLDVLKGLLEENDIDIEDVVAVGDGANDISMIEAAGLGIAFNAKPSVKEIADVIVDEKDLSKVAEEIKNQLTANDTEEEADEQPDEEKSSKKNGLPESNFVLADTMEGVKQQKDEKEAEISKIAEERDEFNKVAKEQRKIRDQLNTELKENLNKAIEFRNERNKINKEVEEAKKERNEANNQLKNLEWSSGKRDKIKIENEIKKIDKIIETRVLDIKKENQLVKNANDLRKQLMEIHEDESIKGEAQNLKKISEEAHAKVIELSEKAQEAHEEMLTYFRKTDDIRTAADEAHKLFIEARRNASAKHEEFKAVLSDIHVINKKLGNRRSKKRKSDKQSSGSNKNREEKEKAEHIFEKFKNGGKVSTEELLLLQKYNIG is encoded by the coding sequence TTGATTAAACTTGTAGTATTTGACTTAGATAATGTTATTATTGATGGTGAAGCAATAGATGAGATAGGAAAATTAGCAAATGTTGAGGAAGAAATAGCTGAAATTACTGAAAAAGCTATGCAAGGTGAAATAGACTTTGAAACTTCTATTAAAGATAGAGTAAAACTTCTTGAAGGAACTTCTATGGAAGACATTCAAAAAGTTGCAGATGAGCTTCCTTTAATGATGGGTGCTGAAGAATCTATCAAATCTTTAAAAGATGATGATTTAAAAGTAGCTGTAATTAGTGGCAGTTTTGATGTAGTTGGAGATGTAATTAAAGAAAAATTAGGTTTAGATTACGTATTTACCAACAGTTTCACAGTCGAAGATGGTAAATTAACTGGTGAAGTTGAAGGTCCTTTAGTATCTGGTTCTAAATTAGATGTATTAAAAGGTCTTCTTGAAGAAAATGATATTGACATTGAAGATGTTGTAGCTGTTGGTGATGGAGCAAATGATATCTCCATGATTGAAGCAGCTGGTTTAGGTATTGCTTTCAATGCAAAACCTAGTGTAAAAGAAATCGCTGATGTAATTGTAGATGAAAAAGATTTATCTAAAGTTGCTGAAGAAATTAAAAATCAATTAACCGCTAATGACACTGAAGAAGAAGCTGACGAACAACCTGATGAAGAAAAATCTTCTAAGAAAAATGGTCTTCCTGAATCTAATTTTGTTCTTGCTGACACCATGGAAGGTGTAAAACAACAAAAAGATGAAAAAGAAGCTGAAATCTCCAAAATCGCAGAAGAAAGGGATGAATTCAACAAAGTAGCTAAAGAACAACGTAAAATACGTGACCAATTAAACACTGAGTTAAAAGAAAACTTAAATAAAGCTATTGAATTCAGAAATGAGCGTAATAAAATTAATAAAGAAGTTGAAGAAGCTAAAAAAGAACGTAATGAAGCTAACAATCAACTTAAAAACTTAGAATGGTCTTCTGGTAAACGTGACAAAATCAAAATAGAAAACGAAATCAAAAAAATTGATAAAATCATTGAAACTCGCGTTTTAGACATTAAAAAAGAAAATCAACTTGTTAAAAATGCAAATGATTTAAGAAAACAATTAATGGAAATCCACGAAGATGAATCTATTAAAGGAGAAGCACAAAACCTTAAGAAAATCTCTGAAGAAGCACATGCAAAAGTTATTGAACTTTCTGAAAAAGCTCAAGAAGCTCATGAAGAAATGCTTACTTACTTCAGAAAAACTGATGACATAAGGACTGCAGCTGATGAAGCACACAAATTATTCATCGAAGCTCGTAGAAATGCTTCTGCAAAACACGAAGAGTTCAAAGCTGTTTTAAGCGACATTCATGTAATTAATAAAAAATTAGGAAACAGAAGATCCAAAAAGAGGAAATCTGATAAACAATCTTCTGGTTCTAACAAAAACCGTGAAGAAAAAGAAAAAGCTGAACACATCTTTGAAAAGTTCAAAAACGGTGGAAAAGTATCTACTGAAGAACTTTTACTTTTACAAAAATACAACATAGGTTAA
- a CDS encoding TATA-box-binding protein → MTDVDIKIENIVASASIGKDIVLTEVSKALEGVDFNREQFPGLVFKLKEPKTAALIFSSGKLVCTGAKSIDDSKLAIKKTVDLMRTVDTEIPHEFEIKIQNIVASANLESTLNLEAVALELEDTEYEPEQFPGLVYRLSDPKVVLLLFGSGKVVCTGAKTRSDAKLGVERAYDRLSELDLI, encoded by the coding sequence TTGACCGATGTTGATATAAAAATTGAAAACATTGTGGCTTCTGCAAGCATTGGGAAAGATATTGTTCTCACTGAAGTTTCTAAAGCTTTAGAAGGTGTTGATTTTAACCGTGAACAGTTCCCAGGTTTAGTATTTAAACTTAAAGAACCTAAAACTGCTGCATTGATTTTTAGTTCAGGAAAACTTGTCTGTACTGGTGCGAAGTCCATTGACGATTCAAAATTGGCAATTAAAAAAACTGTAGATTTAATGAGGACTGTAGACACTGAAATTCCTCATGAATTTGAAATTAAAATTCAAAACATTGTGGCTTCTGCAAACTTAGAATCCACTTTAAATTTAGAGGCTGTAGCTTTAGAACTGGAAGATACAGAATATGAACCTGAACAGTTCCCAGGATTAGTATACAGATTATCTGATCCTAAAGTAGTGTTATTATTATTCGGTTCCGGTAAGGTTGTTTGTACTGGAGCAAAAACACGTAGTGATGCCAAACTTGGTGTCGAAAGAGCTTACGATAGATTAAGTGAGCTAGATTTAATATAA
- the cyaB gene encoding class IV adenylate cyclase: MIEVEVKAKIENFDTMRKKLDELGAKKTKTESQEDLYFNSPIVDFAETDEALRIRTTISKDVKHIFITYKGPKINNESKTREEVEMAIEDSLKAKQIFEHIGFKEVRAVRKNRDYYSYENFEISLDDVEGLEPYMEIEIGLEDGSDYKEAQESIFKLFEKLGITDGFERTSYLELLEQL; the protein is encoded by the coding sequence ATGATTGAAGTAGAAGTTAAAGCAAAAATTGAAAATTTTGACACTATGAGAAAAAAACTTGATGAACTTGGAGCTAAAAAAACAAAAACTGAATCTCAAGAAGATTTATATTTTAACAGCCCTATTGTTGATTTCGCTGAAACTGATGAAGCTTTAAGAATAAGAACAACCATTTCAAAAGACGTAAAACATATATTCATAACCTATAAAGGTCCAAAAATAAACAATGAAAGTAAAACACGTGAAGAAGTTGAAATGGCTATTGAAGATTCCCTTAAAGCCAAACAAATTTTTGAACATATTGGTTTTAAAGAAGTTAGAGCTGTTAGAAAAAACAGAGATTACTATTCATATGAAAACTTTGAGATAAGTTTAGATGATGTTGAAGGATTAGAACCTTACATGGAAATTGAAATTGGTCTTGAAGATGGAAGCGACTATAAAGAAGCACAAGAGAGCATATTTAAATTATTTGAAAAATTAGGAATCACTGATGGCTTTGAAAGGACTTCTTATCTTGAATTATTAGAGCAATTATAA